One segment of Thermoanaerobacter kivui DNA contains the following:
- a CDS encoding acyl-CoA carboxylase subunit beta, with the protein MSLYDMIEDLKRRKEKVLEGGGSKRIAAQHEKGKLTARERIHKLLDKDSFVEIDLFVEHRCYDFGMEKQKYPGEGVVTGYGTIDGRLVYVYAQDFTVLGGSLGEYHAKKITKIMDMAVKMGAPLIGLNDSGGARIQEGVDALSGYGNIFYRNTLASGVIPQISVIMGPSAGGAVYSPALTDFIFMVDKTSQMFITGPQVIKAVTGEEVTPEELGGSITHNRVSGVAHFRGPNDEEVLKMVRNLLSYLPSNNLEDPPQYETGDNPNRVSQRLMEIIPDTPNKPYNMKELIREIVDNGEFLESQEMYAENIITAFARLNGKTIGIVANQPRVLAGVLDINASDKAARFIRFCDAFNIPILSIVDVPGFLPGTNQEYGGIIRHGAKMLYAYSEATVPKVTLIVRKAYGGAYLAMCSKDLGADMVFAWPTAEIAVMGPEGAANIVFKNDISEAENPAEMRQQKINEYRDNFANPYRAAARGYVDDVIIPSETRPRLISAFDMLSSKRETRPPKKHGNIPL; encoded by the coding sequence ATGAGTTTGTATGATATGATAGAGGACCTCAAAAGGAGAAAAGAAAAAGTTTTAGAAGGTGGAGGATCTAAAAGGATAGCAGCTCAGCACGAAAAAGGCAAATTGACTGCAAGGGAAAGAATACATAAGCTTCTTGATAAGGACAGTTTTGTGGAAATAGACCTTTTTGTGGAGCACCGCTGCTATGACTTTGGCATGGAAAAGCAAAAGTACCCTGGAGAAGGGGTTGTGACAGGATACGGCACAATAGACGGAAGACTAGTTTATGTATATGCGCAGGACTTTACAGTATTAGGAGGGTCATTAGGAGAGTATCATGCAAAAAAGATAACGAAAATAATGGATATGGCTGTGAAAATGGGAGCACCTCTCATAGGACTTAATGATTCAGGAGGAGCTCGTATACAGGAAGGGGTAGATGCGCTTTCTGGATATGGAAATATATTTTACAGAAACACTTTGGCCTCTGGCGTTATACCACAAATCTCAGTGATAATGGGACCAAGTGCAGGGGGAGCAGTGTATTCTCCAGCTTTAACAGATTTTATTTTTATGGTAGATAAGACCAGTCAAATGTTTATAACAGGTCCGCAGGTGATAAAAGCGGTTACGGGTGAAGAAGTCACCCCCGAAGAATTAGGGGGTTCGATAACTCACAATAGAGTGAGTGGGGTTGCTCATTTTAGGGGTCCAAACGATGAAGAAGTTCTTAAGATGGTGAGGAATTTATTGAGTTATTTACCTTCTAACAACTTAGAAGATCCCCCACAATACGAGACCGGCGATAATCCCAATAGAGTTTCTCAAAGGCTTATGGAGATAATTCCAGATACTCCTAACAAGCCTTATAACATGAAAGAATTAATAAGAGAAATAGTTGACAATGGAGAATTTTTAGAATCACAAGAGATGTACGCAGAAAATATCATCACAGCTTTTGCAAGACTCAATGGAAAGACGATAGGCATTGTAGCAAATCAGCCAAGGGTATTGGCAGGTGTCCTTGATATAAACGCTTCTGACAAAGCGGCAAGGTTTATCCGGTTTTGCGATGCTTTTAATATACCGATATTGAGCATAGTTGATGTACCTGGATTTTTGCCAGGGACAAATCAGGAATACGGCGGCATAATAAGGCATGGTGCAAAAATGCTTTACGCTTATTCTGAAGCTACTGTTCCTAAAGTCACTTTGATTGTAAGAAAGGCTTATGGTGGAGCATATCTCGCTATGTGCAGCAAAGACTTAGGAGCTGACATGGTGTTTGCATGGCCTACAGCAGAGATTGCAGTCATGGGGCCAGAAGGGGCAGCCAATATTGTTTTTAAAAATGATATAAGCGAAGCAGAAAATCCTGCTGAAATGAGGCAGCAAAAGATAAATGAATACAGGGACAATTTTGCAAATCCTTATAGAGCTGCAGCACGAGGTTATGTTGATGATGTAATTATTCCTTCAGAAACAAGGCCAAGGCTTATATCGGCTTTTGACATGCTTTCCAGCAAAAGAGAAACGCGTCCTCCTAAAAAACACGGAAATATTCCTTTATAA
- a CDS encoding GerAB/ArcD/ProY family transporter: MFKRTEQLERTSEKKISTKQLIFLLVTTVLSTADVFLPSYVALAAKQDSWISVLIAFVISVAIFVFYYKLAMLFKENTLFSYVDKIAGKFIGKIIAILYLLFLLHGISLVMRELIEIIANAFMPHTPSIVFYIVLMIAVMYTVSKGFLAIVKLNEMLFPFGMLLLAFVITLSIPKVDMSNFLPILENGIKPPIIGAIPILSFTLESVIILLIFPHISEKQKALKGSIISHGILAFSLILGVLAIGIFGAKTASNFQFTALEMVRNMRISDYIQRFDSLVMALWIMGIYLKIVIFTYLFAKGLAETINSVDYRFILLPLATLLIPLAQNVSESLDGLYTYIQRYFPFEAFWFEVFFPITLYIIAKIRKIK, translated from the coding sequence ATGTTTAAAAGAACGGAACAACTGGAAAGGACATCAGAGAAAAAAATATCTACAAAGCAGCTAATCTTTCTGTTAGTTACAACTGTATTATCAACGGCGGACGTTTTTTTGCCTTCTTACGTCGCTTTAGCAGCAAAACAAGACTCATGGATTTCAGTGTTAATAGCATTTGTAATATCTGTCGCCATTTTTGTGTTTTATTACAAGCTGGCGATGCTTTTTAAGGAAAACACTTTGTTTTCCTATGTGGATAAAATAGCTGGAAAGTTTATAGGAAAGATAATAGCCATACTCTACTTACTCTTTCTTTTACATGGCATTTCTTTAGTCATGAGAGAACTTATAGAAATAATTGCAAATGCCTTTATGCCTCATACTCCTTCAATAGTATTTTACATTGTTTTAATGATAGCGGTTATGTATACAGTATCAAAGGGATTTTTAGCAATTGTAAAATTGAATGAAATGCTCTTTCCTTTTGGAATGCTGCTTTTAGCTTTTGTAATCACCCTTTCAATTCCAAAAGTAGACATGTCTAATTTTCTTCCAATACTTGAAAATGGCATAAAGCCGCCTATAATAGGAGCGATACCTATTCTTTCTTTTACACTTGAAAGTGTGATAATACTACTGATATTTCCTCACATTTCAGAAAAACAAAAAGCTTTAAAAGGCAGTATAATAAGCCATGGAATATTGGCTTTCAGCTTGATTTTAGGAGTGTTGGCAATAGGAATATTCGGCGCAAAGACTGCATCAAATTTCCAATTTACAGCTTTGGAAATGGTGAGAAATATGCGAATAAGCGATTACATACAGAGATTTGACTCGCTCGTCATGGCTTTGTGGATCATGGGCATTTACTTAAAAATAGTCATATTCACATATTTGTTTGCTAAAGGACTGGCAGAAACAATAAATTCTGTAGACTACCGATTTATCCTTTTACCTCTTGCAACCCTTTTAATACCCTTAGCACAAAATGTATCCGAAAGTTTGGACGGATTATACACGTACATACAGAGGTATTTCCCGTTTGAGGCTTTTTGGTTTGAAGTGTTTTTCCCTATAACCCTTTATATCATTGCAAAGATTAGAAAAATAAAATGA
- a CDS encoding ECF transporter S component: protein MQIKAAREGKVSKISLRQITVAGMLAAISIVLSTTILGYIPLGIANATTMHIPAIIGGVLEGPIVGAFIGLIFGLTSFIRQNTPLFADPVIAILPRIFIGVVAYYAYNLTKSAGVAAAAGTLTNTIGVLGLAVLLKYLPLKVALFVALKNGIFEIIVAVILTTIIVKSLKKVYNK, encoded by the coding sequence TTGCAAATTAAAGCGGCAAGAGAAGGAAAAGTGTCAAAAATTTCATTAAGGCAAATAACTGTGGCAGGAATGCTTGCTGCAATATCCATCGTTTTATCTACCACCATTTTGGGTTACATTCCTTTGGGCATTGCAAATGCGACCACAATGCACATACCGGCAATTATAGGAGGAGTATTGGAAGGACCTATTGTAGGAGCTTTTATAGGTTTGATTTTTGGATTGACCAGCTTTATAAGGCAAAACACTCCCCTTTTTGCTGACCCCGTAATTGCCATATTGCCGAGGATTTTTATAGGAGTTGTAGCATACTATGCGTATAACTTGACTAAAAGCGCTGGTGTTGCAGCGGCAGCAGGAACTTTGACAAATACCATCGGAGTTTTAGGATTAGCAGTTTTACTAAAATATTTGCCACTTAAAGTTGCTTTGTTTGTCGCGCTGAAAAACGGCATATTTGAAATTATTGTCGCTGTAATATTGACAACAATAATAGTAAAGTCTTTGAAAAAAGTGTATAATAAATAG
- a CDS encoding DUF2118 domain-containing protein: MKKFKVTVNGKVYEVEVEEIKENNGGSKVIKPTTVSQLKAVPTQAPAESAPKVDTPSPAAKGSKVISAPMPGTILDVKVKEGDRVKRGDVVLILEAMKMENEIMAPEEGVIVSIHVSKGSSVNTGDVLVTMD, encoded by the coding sequence ATGAAAAAATTTAAAGTAACGGTAAACGGAAAAGTGTATGAAGTAGAAGTGGAGGAGATAAAAGAAAATAATGGGGGTTCTAAAGTAATAAAACCGACTACAGTTTCACAACTTAAAGCAGTGCCAACACAGGCACCTGCGGAATCAGCTCCAAAAGTTGATACTCCTTCTCCCGCTGCTAAAGGTTCAAAAGTTATATCTGCTCCTATGCCAGGTACAATTCTTGATGTGAAGGTTAAAGAAGGTGATAGAGTGAAAAGAGGCGATGTAGTGCTAATTCTTGAGGCTATGAAGATGGAAAACGAAATAATGGCACCTGAAGAAGGGGTTATTGTAAGCATACATGTTTCAAAAGGGTCTTCTGTAAACACTGGAGATGTGCTTGTAACTATGGATTAA
- a CDS encoding cobalamin-dependent protein (Presence of a B(12) (cobalamin)-binding domain implies dependence on cobalamin itself, in one of its several forms, or in some unusual lineages, dependence on a cobalamin-like analog.), with the protein MNLLQGCLSIIARALRDAGMEVIYTGLRQTPEQIVEAAIQEDVDVVALSILSGTHNTLFPKITKLLKGLEIKGIEIVEGKK; encoded by the coding sequence ATGAATTTGCTCCAAGGTTGTCTTTCTATAATTGCAAGAGCTTTAAGAGATGCCGGAATGGAAGTAATATACACAGGGCTCAGACAAACTCCTGAGCAAATCGTAGAAGCAGCCATACAAGAAGATGTGGATGTTGTCGCTTTAAGTATTTTGTCGGGGACTCACAACACTTTGTTTCCTAAAATAACAAAGCTTTTAAAAGGTCTTGAGATAAAAGGAATTGAAATAGTGGAGGGCAAAAAGTGA
- a CDS encoding sodium pump decarboxylase subunit gamma, with the protein MAGLLDYFKNFFNDRGQQEEVKKTNEVEHKEDTELIAAITAAISCYLESDTSNFYVKSIIRLPETAPVWAKVGRQEQMRARL; encoded by the coding sequence ATGGCAGGGCTTTTAGACTATTTTAAAAATTTTTTTAATGACCGAGGGCAACAAGAAGAAGTTAAAAAAACAAATGAAGTAGAACATAAGGAGGATACTGAACTTATTGCTGCAATTACTGCTGCGATATCTTGTTATTTAGAAAGTGACACAAGCAATTTTTATGTAAAATCTATAATAAGACTTCCAGAGACTGCTCCTGTTTGGGCTAAAGTAGGAAGACAAGAGCAGATGAGGGCAAGACTTTGA
- a CDS encoding methylmalonyl-CoA mutase family protein, whose translation MCYNVSVAFDLPTQIGYDSDHPMAEGEVGKVGVAKGSRSHSSTRSGFYVG comes from the coding sequence TTGTGCTATAATGTTAGCGTAGCTTTTGACTTACCTACGCAGATAGGATATGATTCTGACCATCCTATGGCTGAAGGAGAAGTGGGAAAAGTCGGTGTAGCAAAAGGAAGCAGGAGCCACAGCAGTACAAGAAGTGGCTTTTACGTTGGCTAA
- a CDS encoding spore germination protein: MPHKAANPEYIRQNYQYMMLSKDLEENIYIFQVLLKESSDVVFREFNIGDKKVKGFLMYIDGMIDKFVIDRNVLRPMMIEARKLDEVTYTKKQFFDYMKDYFITACDVKEKDKIGDILDGILEGDTAVIIDGIDKSMVISTKGWEGRNISESTTESYVRGPKEAFVETLRINTSMLRRRIKHPDFVIENLKIGKYSKTDVSIAYVKSIADDTVVQEVKKRLKKVQIDGVIDSGYLEEFIEDNPFSPFPQIAHSEKPDKVSAEILEGKVAILVDGSPFVLTVPVIFAQFFQAGEDYYERYFLASALRVLRIIAMLTALLFPSIYIAETTFHQEMIPTQLAISVAAQREGVPFPALLEALFMEVTFEILREAGIRLPMQVGQAVSIVGGLVIGQAAVQAGLVSPAMVIVVALTGIASFAIPAFNIAITFRLLRFIIMIAAGTLGFFGIIMVVMMILAHMASLESFGVPYLSPLTPSRAQELSDVLIRVPWWAKILRPRTIQRKNIVRQEDTRG; the protein is encoded by the coding sequence ATGCCTCATAAGGCTGCTAACCCGGAATATATAAGACAAAATTATCAATATATGATGCTTTCTAAAGATTTGGAGGAAAATATATATATTTTTCAAGTACTTTTAAAAGAAAGCAGTGATGTGGTTTTTAGAGAGTTTAATATAGGTGACAAAAAGGTAAAAGGTTTTTTGATGTACATAGATGGGATGATAGATAAATTTGTTATTGACAGAAATGTTTTAAGACCCATGATGATTGAAGCAAGAAAACTTGATGAAGTAACATATACAAAAAAGCAATTTTTTGATTACATGAAAGATTATTTTATAACTGCTTGTGATGTAAAAGAAAAAGATAAAATTGGGGATATTTTAGACGGCATATTAGAGGGAGATACTGCTGTTATAATTGACGGAATAGACAAATCGATGGTAATATCTACAAAAGGTTGGGAAGGAAGAAATATAAGTGAATCCACGACAGAATCCTATGTAAGAGGTCCTAAAGAGGCTTTTGTAGAAACTTTAAGAATAAACACTTCTATGTTGAGAAGAAGAATAAAACATCCTGATTTTGTAATTGAAAATCTAAAGATTGGAAAGTATTCTAAAACAGATGTATCTATTGCCTATGTAAAAAGCATTGCTGATGATACAGTGGTACAAGAGGTCAAAAAACGACTTAAAAAAGTGCAAATTGATGGAGTCATTGACAGCGGTTATTTGGAGGAATTTATAGAAGACAATCCCTTTTCGCCTTTCCCACAAATTGCTCATTCTGAAAAGCCAGACAAAGTAAGTGCAGAAATTTTAGAAGGGAAAGTAGCAATATTGGTAGATGGTTCACCTTTTGTACTTACAGTTCCTGTAATATTTGCACAATTTTTTCAAGCCGGGGAAGATTATTATGAGAGATATTTTTTAGCTTCAGCTCTTAGAGTTTTGAGGATTATAGCTATGCTGACGGCTTTGTTATTTCCTTCAATATACATCGCAGAGACTACTTTTCATCAGGAAATGATACCGACGCAACTGGCTATTTCTGTAGCTGCACAGAGGGAGGGAGTACCTTTTCCTGCCCTTTTAGAGGCTTTATTCATGGAAGTCACTTTTGAAATACTTAGAGAAGCAGGAATTAGGCTTCCTATGCAAGTAGGTCAGGCTGTGAGCATTGTTGGAGGTCTTGTAATAGGACAAGCAGCTGTGCAAGCAGGACTTGTATCGCCTGCAATGGTTATTGTGGTGGCATTGACGGGAATAGCTTCCTTTGCAATTCCAGCTTTTAATATAGCTATAACTTTTAGGCTTTTAAGATTTATCATAATGATTGCGGCAGGCACACTTGGATTTTTTGGGATAATCATGGTTGTTATGATGATACTTGCTCATATGGCATCATTGGAGTCTTTTGGAGTTCCATATCTTTCACCTTTGACTCCAAGTAGAGCACAAGAATTAAGCGATGTGTTGATAAGAGTGCCATGGTGGGCAAAGATATTAAGACCTCGAACTATACAGAGAAAAAATATTGTAAGGCAGGAGGATACGAGAGGATAA
- a CDS encoding type III pantothenate kinase: protein MLLAFDVGNTNIVMGIYKGKKLLHSFRISTDRGKTSDEYGMLINQLFEYNGLKLKDVDAVIISSVVPPIIHTLESMTVKYCNTKPLIVGPGIKTGINIKYDNPKEVGADRIVNAVAAYEIYGGPVIVIDFGTATTFCAISKNCEYLGGIIAPGLAISADALFQRTAKLPKIDLTKPKTVICKNTVASMQSGIIYGHVGMVDYIVCRMKEEFAPDAYVVATGGFAKMIAEESKTINTVNDMLTLEGLRIIYERNID from the coding sequence TTGCTTTTAGCCTTTGATGTAGGGAACACAAATATCGTAATGGGCATTTATAAAGGAAAAAAGCTTTTGCATTCTTTTAGAATATCTACTGATAGAGGCAAAACCTCTGATGAATATGGGATGTTGATAAATCAGCTGTTTGAATACAATGGATTAAAACTTAAAGATGTAGATGCGGTGATAATTTCTTCTGTTGTGCCACCTATTATACACACACTTGAATCAATGACTGTAAAATATTGCAATACCAAGCCTTTAATTGTAGGACCTGGGATAAAGACGGGAATAAATATAAAATACGATAATCCCAAAGAAGTAGGGGCCGATAGAATTGTAAATGCGGTTGCTGCTTATGAGATATACGGCGGGCCAGTTATAGTAATAGATTTTGGTACAGCTACTACTTTTTGTGCAATATCTAAAAATTGCGAATACTTAGGTGGAATAATTGCACCAGGTTTAGCAATATCTGCTGATGCGCTTTTTCAGAGGACTGCTAAGCTTCCAAAGATTGATTTGACGAAGCCTAAAACTGTAATTTGCAAAAACACAGTGGCCAGCATGCAATCAGGGATTATATATGGACATGTAGGCATGGTAGACTATATTGTGTGCAGAATGAAGGAAGAATTTGCTCCCGATGCGTATGTAGTGGCAACAGGTGGCTTTGCAAAGATGATCGCAGAGGAGTCTAAAACTATAAACACAGTAAATGACATGCTTACTTTAGAGGGTTTAAGGATAATATATGAGAGGAATATAGACTGA